Within the Candidatus Palauibacter australiensis genome, the region ACTTCTGCAAGGCGTTCAACGCCCAGACGCAGCAGGAAGCCGGCACGATCATCCCGGTCGAGATCACGGTCTACAAGGACCGAACGTTCAGCTTCATCACCAAGACGCCACCGGCGGTGGAACTGCTCAAGAAGGAACTCGGTCTCGAGTCGGGTTCTGCGGTCCCCAATCGGGAGAAGGTCGGCAAGGTCACGGACGACCAGCTGCGCAGGATCGCCAGGATCAAGATGAAGGATCTCAATGCGGCCGATG harbors:
- the rplK gene encoding 50S ribosomal protein L11, which encodes MPPKKQVTGFIKLQIPGGQANPAPPVGPALGQHGLNIMDFCKAFNAQTQQEAGTIIPVEITVYKDRTFSFITKTPPAVELLKKELGLESGSAVPNREKVGKVTDDQLRRIARIKMKDLNAADEEAAMRMIAGTARSMGIERAD